From Actinopolymorpha cephalotaxi, one genomic window encodes:
- the lipB gene encoding lipoyl(octanoyl) transferase LipB, translated as MGSPRFVRAGFGPDAVDYTTAWARQREVHAARVAGQAPDTVLLLEHEAVFTAGKRTEPHERPVDGTPVIDVDRGGKLTWHGPGQLVGYPIVRLTEPIDVVAFVRRLEDALIAVCADAGVHTDRIEGRSGVWVRADERGPDRKIAAIGLRVAQGVTMHGFALNCDCDLSAYDRFVPCGITDAGTTSLSVELGRPVGVADVLDSVERRLTEALAPVAGQVA; from the coding sequence ATGGGTTCCCCGCGGTTCGTCCGGGCCGGCTTCGGGCCGGACGCGGTCGACTACACCACCGCCTGGGCACGTCAGCGCGAGGTGCATGCCGCGCGCGTCGCCGGCCAGGCCCCCGACACGGTGCTTCTGCTGGAGCACGAGGCGGTCTTCACCGCCGGCAAGCGGACCGAGCCGCACGAGCGCCCGGTCGACGGTACCCCCGTCATCGACGTGGACCGCGGCGGCAAGCTCACCTGGCACGGTCCCGGTCAGCTGGTCGGCTACCCGATCGTGCGGCTGACCGAGCCGATCGACGTGGTGGCGTTCGTCCGCCGGCTCGAGGACGCGCTGATCGCGGTCTGCGCCGACGCGGGTGTCCACACGGACCGGATCGAGGGCCGCAGCGGGGTGTGGGTGCGAGCCGACGAACGCGGCCCCGACCGCAAGATCGCCGCCATCGGGCTGCGGGTCGCCCAGGGCGTAACCATGCACGGGTTCGCGCTCAACTGCGACTGCGACCTGTCGGCGTACGACCGTTTCGTACCCTGTGGCATCACCGACGCGGGCACGACCTCGCTGTCGGTCGAGCTGGGCCGGCCGGTGGGGGTGGCAGACGTGCTCGACTCCGTCGAACGCCGGCTCACCGAGGCGCTGGCTCCGGTGGCCGGCCAGGTGGCCTGA
- a CDS encoding helix-turn-helix transcriptional regulator, translated as MPAAADHFLGFVDVLASVLDDHDATAADLAARLHLSRFHLDRIVSSAGGEPPAALRRRVLLERAAYRLLSTQLTILDIAIEAGYGSHEAFTRAFTRAYGVGPDRYRTRPTRLRLDGPSSVHFHPPGSLRLPAQKKVTSMDLLTKMVEHHIWLVGEMVERAARLDDERLDAVIELSVDEDRQTIRSLLSRLVGQMGMWNAAIANRPYDWSVEEHEAVDSLRSRLAEEGPTFLAHVVGTAGQGRLDDTFVDALCEPAEVFTYGGMIAHVLTFAAHRRTLVALALDAAGISDLGWGDPMRWVAQGAT; from the coding sequence ATGCCAGCAGCAGCAGACCACTTCCTCGGGTTCGTCGACGTCCTCGCGTCGGTGCTCGACGACCACGACGCCACCGCAGCTGACCTGGCCGCACGCCTGCACCTGTCCCGGTTCCACCTCGACCGGATCGTGTCCTCGGCGGGCGGGGAACCTCCGGCCGCCCTGCGCCGCCGGGTACTGCTCGAGCGGGCGGCGTACCGCCTGCTGTCCACCCAACTGACCATTCTCGACATCGCGATCGAGGCCGGCTACGGCTCACACGAGGCGTTCACGCGGGCCTTCACCCGGGCCTACGGGGTGGGACCGGACCGGTACCGGACCCGGCCCACGCGGCTACGCCTCGACGGGCCGAGCAGCGTGCACTTCCACCCACCCGGCAGCCTTCGGCTGCCTGCCCAGAAGAAGGTGACCTCGATGGACCTGCTGACCAAGATGGTCGAGCACCACATCTGGCTCGTCGGCGAGATGGTCGAACGCGCCGCCCGGCTCGACGACGAGCGGCTCGACGCCGTGATCGAACTGTCGGTCGACGAGGACCGGCAGACGATCCGATCCCTGCTGTCGCGCCTCGTGGGGCAGATGGGCATGTGGAACGCGGCGATAGCCAACCGGCCCTATGACTGGTCGGTCGAGGAGCACGAAGCGGTGGACTCGCTGCGCAGCCGGCTTGCCGAGGAAGGCCCGACCTTCCTGGCGCACGTAGTCGGGACCGCCGGGCAAGGCCGGCTTGACGACACGTTCGTCGACGCGCTGTGCGAGCCGGCCGAGGTGTTCACCTACGGCGGGATGATCGCCCACGTCCTGACCTTCGCCGCCCACCGGCGCACGCTGGTCGCGCTGGCACTGGACGCGGCGGGCATCTCCGACCTCGGCTGGGGTGACCCGATGCGCTGGGTCGCGCAAGGCGCCACCTAG
- a CDS encoding GNAT family N-acetyltransferase, with the protein MTDIFDFSTFPTLTGKGVVLREFQPEDAADLFVWRSDPEVQRYNSEPMWDVRQASQLIEELRAEYAARKGIHWAVTLSGDGRAVGLFGFVSWQRFHHRAEVGYDLRRDYWGRGIASEALGAILRFGFTTMQLNRVEAQTIADNHGSVRLLQRVGFQREGLRRAYSLEDDGTYHDGAIYGLLRRDYDSAGHEV; encoded by the coding sequence GTGACTGACATCTTCGACTTCTCGACATTTCCCACGCTGACGGGCAAGGGGGTGGTGCTACGGGAGTTCCAGCCCGAGGACGCCGCCGATCTGTTCGTCTGGCGTAGCGATCCGGAGGTTCAGCGATACAACTCCGAGCCGATGTGGGATGTGCGGCAGGCCTCGCAACTGATCGAGGAACTGCGAGCCGAGTACGCCGCGCGGAAGGGCATCCACTGGGCAGTCACGCTTTCCGGTGACGGCCGCGCCGTCGGACTCTTCGGGTTCGTCTCCTGGCAGAGGTTCCATCATCGAGCAGAGGTCGGCTACGACCTTCGCCGGGACTACTGGGGACGTGGGATCGCAAGCGAGGCGCTCGGCGCGATACTCCGGTTCGGGTTCACCACGATGCAGCTCAACCGCGTGGAGGCACAGACGATCGCCGACAACCACGGCTCGGTACGCCTCCTCCAACGAGTTGGCTTCCAGCGTGAGGGCCTGCGCCGGGCGTACTCCCTGGAGGACGACGGCACGTACCACGACGGGGCCATCTACGGCCTACTCCGGCGTGACTACGATTCGGCCGGCCATGAGGTGTGA
- the lipA gene encoding lipoyl synthase has product MTALAPDGRKLLRLEARNSRTPIEKKPEWIKTRARMGPEYTELRSLVKREGLHTVCQEAGCPNIYECWEDREATFLIGGDQCTRRCDFCQIDTGKPADLDRDEPRRVAESVRQMGLRYATITGVARDDLPDGGAWLYAETVRVIHELNPDTGVENLIPDFNGKPDLLREVFDSRPEVLAHNVETVPRIFKRIRPGFRYERSLDVIRQAREYGLVTKSNLILGMGEERHEISAAMRDLVDAGCELLTITQYLRPSVRHHPVERWVKPEEFVELSEEASGLGFAGVMSGPLVRSSYRAGRLYRQALESREQPAPSA; this is encoded by the coding sequence GTGACTGCGCTGGCCCCTGACGGACGAAAGCTGCTGCGGCTCGAAGCGCGCAACAGCCGGACACCGATCGAGAAGAAGCCCGAATGGATCAAGACCCGGGCCCGGATGGGTCCGGAGTACACCGAGCTCCGCTCACTGGTCAAACGTGAGGGGCTGCACACGGTGTGTCAGGAGGCGGGCTGTCCCAACATCTACGAGTGTTGGGAGGACCGCGAGGCGACCTTCCTCATCGGCGGCGACCAGTGCACCCGGCGGTGCGACTTCTGCCAGATCGACACCGGCAAGCCGGCCGACCTGGACCGTGACGAGCCGCGCCGGGTGGCCGAGAGCGTCCGCCAGATGGGCCTGCGCTACGCCACGATCACCGGCGTCGCCCGCGACGACCTGCCCGACGGCGGTGCCTGGCTGTACGCCGAGACGGTGCGCGTCATCCACGAGCTCAACCCCGACACCGGGGTGGAAAACCTCATCCCGGACTTCAACGGCAAGCCCGACCTGCTGCGCGAGGTGTTCGACTCCCGGCCGGAGGTGCTGGCCCACAACGTCGAGACCGTGCCCCGGATCTTCAAGCGGATCCGCCCCGGTTTCCGGTACGAACGCTCGCTGGACGTCATCCGGCAGGCCAGGGAGTACGGCCTGGTCACCAAGTCCAACCTCATCCTGGGCATGGGCGAGGAACGCCACGAGATCAGCGCGGCGATGCGCGACCTGGTGGACGCCGGCTGCGAGTTGCTGACGATCACGCAGTACCTCCGCCCCTCCGTGCGCCACCACCCGGTCGAGCGCTGGGTGAAGCCGGAGGAGTTCGTCGAACTCTCCGAGGAGGCGAGTGGACTAGGCTTTGCGGGAGTGATGTCCGGACCGCTCGTCCGCTCCTCCTACCGCGCCGGCCGGCTCTACCGCCAGGCGCTGGAGTCCCGGGAGCAGCCGGCGCCGTCCGCCTGA
- the glnA gene encoding type I glutamate--ammonia ligase, whose protein sequence is MFESADELLAFVRDEGVEFIDVRFCDLPGVMQHFNVPAGSFTEDDIANGLMFDGSSIRGFQAIHESDMKLVPDPATAFVDPFREHKTIAMNFSIVDPFTDEPYSRDPRNVAAKAEAYLRASNIADTAYFGPEAEFYVFDDVRFETKQNAGYYHIDSIEGAWNTGKEQEGGNKGYKPRYKGGYFPVGPTDHFADLRDKMVAQLLASGIEVERAHHEVGTAGQAEINYKFDSLQHAGDTLMLFKYIVKNVAWNEGHTATFMPKPLFGDNGSGMHCHQSLWKDGQPLFYDELGYGGLSDMGRWYIGGLIKHAPSLLAFTNPTVNSYHRLVPGYEAPVNLVYSQRNRSAAVRIPVTGTSPKAKRIEFRVPDPSCNPYLAFAAMLMAGIDGIRNKIEPPEPVDKDLYELPPDEHAAVEQVPASLGAVLDRLEVDHDYLLEGGVFTPDLIETWIDWKRTNEIDPVRLRPHPHEFELYYDI, encoded by the coding sequence ATGTTCGAAAGCGCCGACGAGCTGTTGGCATTCGTACGTGACGAGGGCGTCGAGTTCATCGACGTTCGCTTCTGTGACCTGCCGGGGGTCATGCAGCACTTCAACGTGCCGGCGGGGTCGTTCACCGAAGACGACATCGCCAACGGCCTGATGTTCGACGGGTCCTCGATCCGCGGCTTCCAGGCCATCCACGAATCCGACATGAAGCTGGTTCCGGACCCGGCGACCGCGTTCGTCGACCCGTTCCGGGAGCACAAGACGATCGCGATGAACTTCTCGATCGTCGACCCCTTCACCGACGAGCCCTACAGCCGCGACCCGCGCAACGTCGCCGCCAAGGCCGAGGCCTACCTCAGGGCGAGCAACATCGCCGACACGGCCTACTTCGGGCCCGAGGCCGAGTTCTACGTCTTCGACGACGTGCGGTTCGAGACCAAGCAGAACGCCGGTTACTACCACATCGACTCGATCGAGGGTGCGTGGAACACCGGCAAGGAGCAGGAGGGCGGCAACAAGGGATACAAGCCGCGCTACAAGGGTGGCTACTTCCCCGTCGGGCCGACCGACCACTTCGCCGACCTGCGCGACAAGATGGTTGCCCAGCTGCTGGCGTCGGGCATCGAGGTCGAGCGCGCGCACCACGAGGTGGGCACCGCGGGCCAGGCCGAGATCAACTACAAGTTCGACTCGCTGCAGCACGCGGGCGACACGCTCATGCTGTTCAAGTACATCGTCAAGAACGTCGCCTGGAACGAAGGCCACACCGCGACGTTCATGCCGAAGCCGCTGTTCGGTGACAACGGTTCGGGCATGCACTGCCACCAGAGCCTGTGGAAGGACGGCCAGCCGCTCTTCTACGACGAGCTCGGCTACGGCGGGCTGTCGGACATGGGCCGGTGGTACATCGGTGGGCTGATCAAGCACGCGCCCAGCCTGCTGGCGTTCACCAATCCGACGGTCAACTCCTACCACCGGCTGGTCCCGGGCTACGAGGCTCCGGTCAACCTGGTCTACAGCCAGCGCAACCGGTCCGCCGCGGTGCGGATCCCCGTCACCGGTACGAGCCCGAAGGCCAAGCGGATCGAGTTCCGGGTGCCGGACCCGTCCTGCAACCCGTACCTCGCCTTCGCCGCCATGCTGATGGCCGGCATCGACGGCATCCGCAACAAGATCGAGCCGCCGGAGCCGGTCGACAAGGACCTGTACGAGCTGCCGCCGGACGAGCACGCGGCGGTCGAGCAGGTTCCGGCGTCGCTGGGCGCGGTCCTCGACCGGCTCGAGGTCGACCACGACTACCTCCTCGAAGGTGGCGTGTTCACCCCGGACCTGATCGAGACCTGGATCGACTGGAAGCGCACCAACGAGATCGACCCCGTGCGTCTGCGTCCGCACCCGCACGAGTTCGAGCTGTACTACGACATCTGA
- a CDS encoding nitroreductase family protein — translation MVFDPAHRLTDAAEDILLEAARWAPSAGNSQPWMFHFLRRSTSGHDGLVARLAPSSARWAPSASALVVNLAHRQVEGTDWPYSEFADYDLGQAVAHMTIQATTMGLSCRQFRAFDLEKLTDDLRVPAGWAIVSMTAIGRASDNGSSRERRSIDDIRLLRRCPITSGM, via the coding sequence CTGGTCTTCGACCCTGCGCACCGCCTGACAGATGCTGCTGAGGACATACTGCTGGAGGCGGCTCGATGGGCACCATCGGCCGGCAACTCACAGCCGTGGATGTTCCACTTCCTGCGCCGCAGCACGTCGGGCCATGACGGTCTCGTGGCGCGGCTGGCTCCAAGTTCGGCCCGATGGGCGCCGTCAGCGAGTGCGCTCGTGGTCAACCTCGCGCATCGCCAGGTGGAAGGAACGGACTGGCCGTACTCGGAGTTCGCCGACTACGACCTTGGGCAAGCAGTCGCCCACATGACGATCCAGGCAACGACTATGGGCCTGTCCTGTCGACAGTTCCGAGCGTTCGACCTCGAGAAGTTGACTGACGATCTCCGCGTCCCGGCGGGATGGGCCATCGTGAGCATGACCGCGATTGGCAGAGCCAGCGACAACGGGTCGAGTCGAGAGCGGCGCAGCATTGACGACATACGCCTGCTGCGTCGGTGCCCCATCACGTCCGGGATGTGA
- the yjjX gene encoding inosine/xanthosine triphosphatase — protein MCVVIASGNPVKRRATLEAVKVALGQDEVDAVTVDVASGVPQQPVGDEETLRGARNRAEAARQDRPDANLWVGVEGGVIERDGALDCMAWIVVLGRRGPDGPVIRGESRTATFALPAEIADRVRAGVELGTATDDVLGGTDTKSTTGTVGPLTGGVIDRVAFYAHALVLAMVPFRNVDLTFPSAEPVLGGRPE, from the coding sequence ATGTGTGTAGTCATCGCCTCGGGCAATCCGGTCAAGCGCCGCGCCACTCTCGAAGCAGTCAAGGTCGCCCTGGGTCAGGACGAGGTGGACGCCGTCACGGTGGACGTCGCCTCGGGAGTGCCGCAGCAGCCGGTCGGCGACGAGGAGACCCTGCGCGGTGCCCGTAACCGCGCCGAGGCCGCCCGTCAGGACCGCCCGGACGCCAACCTGTGGGTCGGGGTCGAGGGCGGCGTGATCGAACGCGACGGCGCCCTGGACTGCATGGCCTGGATCGTCGTCCTCGGCCGCCGCGGGCCCGACGGTCCGGTTATCCGGGGCGAAAGCCGGACCGCGACGTTCGCCCTCCCCGCGGAGATCGCCGACCGGGTTCGCGCGGGTGTGGAGCTCGGCACCGCCACCGACGACGTACTGGGCGGAACCGACACCAAGTCCACGACCGGGACGGTCGGCCCGCTCACCGGCGGTGTCATCGACCGGGTGGCGTTCTACGCCCACGCGCTGGTGCTGGCGATGGTGCCGTTCCGCAACGTCGACCTGACGTTCCCGTCGGCGGAGCCGGTGCTCGGCGGACGCCCGGAGTAG
- a CDS encoding class I SAM-dependent methyltransferase yields the protein MGDCQDQRILDVGCGAGHYAAELTARGASVVGIEGSPRLLEHAANRLEGRAELRQHDLETPLAFADDASFDGAVMALVIHYVDARDQLLAELARVVRPGGWLVVSTMHPTADWNRFGGSYYAVEKVDRPVAKGRWRTHYWRMPLETFLGELLGAGFVLERLVEPRPVPELQKLDPEAHDKLHTAPCFLSVRLRRGPNAG from the coding sequence ATCGGTGACTGCCAGGACCAGCGGATACTCGACGTCGGCTGTGGTGCCGGCCACTACGCCGCCGAACTCACCGCGCGTGGAGCTTCGGTAGTCGGCATCGAGGGAAGTCCGCGACTTCTCGAACATGCCGCCAACCGGCTCGAAGGGCGGGCCGAACTCCGTCAGCACGACCTCGAGACGCCGTTGGCATTCGCCGATGACGCGAGCTTCGACGGAGCCGTCATGGCATTGGTTATTCACTACGTCGACGCACGCGACCAGTTGCTCGCCGAGCTCGCCCGCGTCGTACGACCAGGCGGCTGGCTGGTGGTGTCCACGATGCATCCGACCGCCGACTGGAACCGCTTCGGTGGTTCGTACTACGCGGTCGAGAAGGTCGATAGACCTGTGGCGAAAGGGCGTTGGCGTACGCACTACTGGCGTATGCCGCTGGAGACGTTCCTCGGCGAACTCCTCGGCGCCGGGTTCGTGCTGGAGCGCCTTGTCGAACCTCGCCCCGTACCGGAGCTACAGAAGCTCGATCCCGAAGCACACGACAAGCTGCACACCGCTCCCTGCTTCCTCTCCGTCAGGCTGCGACGAGGACCGAACGCGGGGTAG
- a CDS encoding DUF402 domain-containing protein, whose translation MRCTDRAFATGSTVVRRDVLRGKVWTATPFRVVSDTRDLLAVAIWPGVSRLAPTHQPALSSSRREEIVRDVALPNLVNGKWELTALTWQTHTKLTLVEPGTYFGVDLFFGAAGELVISYVNFQRPFRRTPIGVDTFDLLLDLVIEPDGTCLWKDELEDDQGRRLDIVTEDEHRHVQEAREQALALLDQRSWPFDERWHSWRRETRWELPTLPVNATAVPTEWSELGD comes from the coding sequence ATGAGGTGCACTGACCGCGCGTTCGCGACGGGCAGCACCGTCGTACGCCGTGACGTCCTCCGCGGCAAGGTGTGGACCGCTACACCGTTCCGGGTCGTGAGCGACACCCGCGACCTCCTCGCAGTCGCCATCTGGCCCGGAGTGAGCAGACTCGCGCCCACCCACCAGCCGGCGCTGTCGTCCTCGCGGCGAGAGGAGATCGTTCGCGACGTCGCGCTACCGAACCTGGTCAACGGCAAGTGGGAGTTGACAGCCTTGACCTGGCAGACCCACACGAAGCTCACCCTCGTGGAGCCGGGCACTTACTTCGGCGTGGACCTCTTCTTCGGTGCTGCCGGTGAGTTGGTGATTTCGTACGTCAACTTCCAGCGTCCCTTCCGGCGTACGCCGATCGGCGTCGACACCTTCGACCTCCTGCTGGATCTGGTGATCGAGCCGGACGGGACATGCCTGTGGAAGGACGAACTCGAGGACGACCAGGGACGCCGGCTCGACATTGTGACCGAGGACGAGCACCGCCACGTGCAGGAGGCACGCGAGCAGGCGCTTGCGCTGCTCGACCAGCGCTCCTGGCCGTTCGACGAACGCTGGCACTCATGGCGCCGCGAGACCCGCTGGGAGCTACCGACCCTGCCTGTCAACGCAACGGCCGTTCCAACGGAGTGGAGTGAGCTGGGTGACTGA
- a CDS encoding DUF4191 domain-containing protein: MAKRDETPEKQQGRVAQVRAAYSITKEVQPRIGLMLAGIFLAVIVVFVAVGFVLKNPILWGVTGIPFAVLLTVIFFGRRVEKAAYSRLEGQLGAGANALSTLRKGWTVDPAVAVTRNQDVVHRVVGRPGIVLVAEGAPNRVGNLLANEKRKHARVAPDTPIYDVVVGDGEGQVPLRRLSGHVMKLPRNLRPAEVTEVLNRLKALSANRSQLPIPKGPLPRNAKLPPGASRPR; the protein is encoded by the coding sequence ATGGCCAAGCGCGACGAGACTCCCGAGAAGCAACAAGGCCGGGTCGCCCAGGTCCGTGCCGCCTACTCGATCACGAAGGAAGTCCAGCCGCGGATCGGGCTGATGCTCGCGGGGATCTTCCTCGCCGTGATCGTGGTGTTCGTCGCCGTCGGCTTCGTGCTCAAGAACCCCATCCTGTGGGGTGTCACGGGCATTCCGTTCGCCGTACTGCTCACCGTGATCTTCTTCGGCCGGCGCGTGGAGAAGGCCGCCTACTCCCGCCTGGAGGGCCAGCTCGGTGCCGGGGCGAACGCCCTGTCCACCCTGCGCAAGGGCTGGACGGTCGACCCGGCGGTCGCGGTGACGCGCAACCAGGACGTCGTACACCGGGTGGTGGGCCGGCCGGGGATCGTGCTGGTCGCCGAGGGCGCGCCCAACCGGGTCGGCAACCTGCTCGCCAACGAGAAGCGCAAGCACGCCCGGGTCGCTCCCGACACGCCGATCTACGACGTCGTGGTCGGTGACGGTGAGGGACAGGTTCCGCTGCGCAGGTTGTCCGGCCATGTCATGAAGCTCCCCCGCAACCTCCGCCCGGCCGAGGTCACCGAGGTGCTCAACCGGCTGAAGGCGCTGTCGGCCAACCGCAGCCAGCTGCCGATCCCGAAGGGTCCGCTCCCCCGCAACGCCAAACTGCCCCCGGGCGCCTCCCGCCCCCGCTAG
- a CDS encoding RDD family protein encodes MPEQQRSRRSPDAATEQQYAGYRLGLPEEGRGALAGWGARVTALLLDWLLANLVAIALVRDVGVWQSPVTAVDFVPLMVFGVEIWLMTAFVGASIGQRMRHLVVARLDGRPVGFARSLIRAVLVLLVIPPLVVDSDGRGLHDRLAGTVLVRAR; translated from the coding sequence ATGCCCGAGCAGCAGAGGTCTCGCCGGAGTCCGGACGCGGCCACCGAGCAGCAGTACGCCGGCTATCGACTGGGCCTGCCCGAGGAAGGCCGCGGCGCGCTGGCCGGCTGGGGCGCCCGGGTCACCGCACTGCTCCTGGACTGGCTGCTGGCCAACCTGGTGGCGATCGCCCTGGTCCGCGACGTAGGCGTCTGGCAGTCGCCGGTGACGGCCGTCGACTTCGTCCCGCTGATGGTGTTCGGGGTGGAGATCTGGCTGATGACGGCGTTCGTCGGCGCCAGCATCGGCCAGCGGATGCGGCACCTGGTGGTCGCCCGCCTGGACGGCCGGCCGGTGGGTTTCGCCCGGTCGCTGATCCGCGCGGTGCTCGTCCTGCTCGTCATCCCGCCGCTGGTCGTGGACTCCGACGGCCGCGGTCTGCACGACCGGCTGGCCGGCACCGTCCTGGTTCGCGCACGCTGA
- a CDS encoding helix-turn-helix transcriptional regulator: MRASRLLSLLLLLQNRGRMSAAQLAGELGVTARTVYRDVEALAAAGVPIYAEQGPTGGYQLMDGYRTRLTGMTSDEAESLFLTGMPQPAAELGLGAQVAAAELKLMAALPTPYRDASMRIRQRFHLDTRGWYREPDAVPHLLAVAEALWQDQTIEVRYRRWAPRPGEVTRRLHPLGLVLKAGVWYLIAARRGQPRTYRVSAIVDLRPLPETVTRPEDFDLAAFWASHVDRYERAETDEVAVVRLTPSGVTALPDVLGPKAARLALRTLTPADPDGWRNATIPMENVAHTAATLLRLGPNVQALAPTQLVTHLTDAIQTMARLYPA, encoded by the coding sequence GTGCGCGCGAGCCGACTGCTGTCCCTGCTGCTGTTACTGCAGAACCGGGGGCGGATGAGCGCCGCACAACTCGCAGGGGAACTCGGTGTCACCGCCCGAACCGTCTACCGCGACGTCGAGGCCCTCGCCGCGGCAGGTGTGCCGATCTATGCGGAGCAGGGCCCGACCGGTGGCTACCAGCTCATGGACGGCTACCGCACGCGGTTGACCGGGATGACCTCCGACGAGGCGGAGTCGCTGTTCCTGACCGGCATGCCGCAGCCGGCCGCCGAACTCGGCCTGGGCGCCCAGGTGGCCGCCGCCGAACTCAAGCTGATGGCGGCGTTGCCGACCCCGTACCGGGACGCGTCGATGCGGATCAGGCAGCGTTTCCATCTCGACACACGTGGCTGGTACCGGGAGCCCGACGCGGTGCCACACCTGCTCGCCGTCGCCGAGGCACTCTGGCAGGACCAGACCATCGAGGTCCGGTACCGTCGCTGGGCGCCCCGGCCCGGCGAGGTCACCCGGCGGCTCCACCCGCTGGGACTGGTGCTCAAGGCCGGGGTTTGGTACCTGATCGCCGCGCGACGCGGTCAGCCACGTACGTACCGCGTCTCGGCGATCGTGGACCTTCGCCCGCTGCCCGAGACAGTCACCCGGCCTGAGGACTTCGATCTGGCTGCGTTCTGGGCGTCCCATGTCGACCGGTACGAGCGGGCCGAAACTGACGAGGTCGCCGTCGTGCGCCTGACCCCGAGCGGGGTCACCGCCCTCCCCGACGTCCTCGGTCCAAAGGCCGCCCGGCTGGCCCTTCGCACCCTCACGCCCGCTGACCCGGACGGCTGGCGGAACGCCACCATCCCGATGGAGAACGTTGCGCATACCGCGGCGACGCTGCTTCGCCTCGGCCCGAACGTCCAGGCCCTCGCCCCGACGCAGCTCGTCACCCACCTGACCGACGCCATCCAGACGATGGCCCGCCTCTATCCCGCTTGA
- a CDS encoding GrpB family protein has protein sequence MIHMSPVDEPIEVVAARPEWQAQGQVLRMEVCDALGMDPACVEHIGSTAVAELAAKPVIDLMVGCRDDQRHPVAELLAHRVGYEYLHDFGAPGREYLRRRTGSPWANAHIVELGGTLWRDNLMLRDFLRGDPEAAREYGAAKKAAAVRTGHLRAYSAAKSDTVLTLLDRARAWSRRCEAPLGLWANGSDERPFRMGQAG, from the coding sequence ATGATCCATATGAGTCCTGTGGATGAGCCCATCGAGGTTGTCGCGGCCAGGCCCGAATGGCAGGCACAAGGTCAGGTGCTGCGCATGGAGGTGTGTGACGCATTGGGGATGGACCCGGCATGCGTGGAGCACATTGGCTCGACCGCAGTAGCCGAGTTGGCGGCGAAGCCTGTGATCGACCTGATGGTGGGTTGCAGGGACGACCAGCGACACCCCGTGGCCGAACTGCTCGCTCACCGTGTCGGCTACGAGTATCTGCACGATTTCGGTGCACCAGGACGGGAGTATCTCCGACGACGGACGGGCTCCCCTTGGGCCAACGCCCACATCGTCGAACTGGGCGGCACGCTCTGGCGTGACAACCTGATGTTGCGCGACTTCCTGCGCGGCGACCCCGAGGCTGCCCGCGAGTACGGCGCAGCAAAGAAGGCGGCCGCCGTACGGACCGGTCATCTGCGTGCCTACTCGGCCGCGAAGTCGGACACCGTTCTAACACTGCTCGACCGTGCTCGGGCCTGGTCACGGCGCTGCGAGGCGCCGCTCGGCCTTTGGGCCAACGGATCCGACGAACGCCCGTTTCGCATGGGTCAAGCGGGATAG
- a CDS encoding P-loop NTPase family protein, with translation MIGCGGSGKSHVARQLGQLLGAPVTHLDVVFYDEAWNRLPTEEFEAAQRDLVRSPTWVIDGNYNSTLHVRLPACDAVIFLDLPTRECFWGVLTRQAAHGHGQNRTHGVFNRVDLDFLRYVATYRRRMRPRVLKKLDDLAGHAEIVTLTSRRQVRRWLAGLERRSTACR, from the coding sequence GTGATCGGCTGCGGAGGAAGTGGAAAGTCCCACGTCGCCCGGCAGCTCGGGCAGTTACTCGGTGCGCCGGTTACCCATCTGGATGTCGTCTTCTACGACGAGGCATGGAATCGACTGCCCACGGAGGAGTTCGAGGCGGCCCAACGTGACCTGGTCCGGAGCCCGACCTGGGTCATCGACGGTAACTACAACTCGACGTTGCACGTACGGCTTCCAGCGTGCGACGCGGTGATCTTCCTTGATCTCCCCACTCGTGAATGCTTCTGGGGTGTCCTCACTCGCCAGGCCGCGCACGGTCACGGGCAGAACCGAACCCACGGGGTGTTCAACCGCGTCGACCTGGACTTCCTGCGCTACGTCGCGACGTACCGGCGAAGGATGCGGCCACGTGTGCTGAAGAAGCTTGACGATCTCGCCGGCCATGCCGAGATCGTCACGCTCACCAGCCGCCGGCAGGTACGTCGATGGCTGGCAGGACTGGAGCGACGCTCAACAGCGTGCCGCTAG